The region TTTGGCAGCCAATTAAACTGCCAGGTATCGTGGCCATGTGTAAAGCTAAACGGGAGTGGAGTTATGGGTCCTCCTGTTGGTTTCCTGCGGCTGAGCTGTACAGAGTAGTGGTGGATCTTCTGGCCACATAACTAGAATTGAGTTAGAAATCGGGAAGTGCCAGATATTAGATGTTCTTGAAGGGACAATAACTTTGGAAAACTAACATCTATGGGTCCACTAGAACCTAAGTGTCTCTTTATGATATTAATGGGTTCCTCTTTCTTTCACAGATTTCACTATGGCAGATGAGGGGCTGAACTCCACTTCTTCAGTACAGATTTTCATTCTCCGAGGTTTCCCTGGGGTATCACACTTCAGATCCAGCCTCATCATCCCATTTCTCTCCATCTATTTGATCAGTTCGATGAGTAATGGAGTGATGACATATACAATCCTGTCAGACAAGACTCTCCATTCCCCAATGTACATTCTCATCTCTCTTCTATTCCTCACCAATATCGCATACACCAACACGATCATGCCAAAGTTCCTCCTTGGGTTAATAGTTGACGTGAACCAGATAACACTGCCCGGCTGCCTCGTACAAATGTTTGTTATATATCTAGCCGGCAGCTATGAGTCTCATTTACTGGTGCTGATGGGGTTGGACAGATATGTAGCCATTATACTGCCTTTACATTACCACCACATTGTGTCTATGCATACAGTGACATGGCTCCTTTTGTACGGATTTGTCCGAAGTTTCTTCTTGGCATCTCTGGTTGTTTTTTTCAACCTAAAAGTTCAGTTTTGTAGATCCAACCTCATCATGAACTTTGCTTGTGAGAACATGAGTCTTCTGAACCTTGCGTGTGGAGATATCTCCAAAGTACAAGCTGTAGGACTATGGGCCAGGATCGTTGTTACCACAATGGATGGGATTTGTATCCTGGCCTCTTATCTAAACATTGTGAGCTCTGTGAGGAAGACAATTGTGGGAAGAGGGCGAAAAAAGGCCTGGAGGACATGCAGCTCGCATCTGCTGGTCACCATACTGACGTTCTCCTGTGGTGCGTCTTCCTCTGTCGTGTACAGAATGTCGTCACTTGTTCCTCCTGACGTTCAGAACTTTATTAGTCTTATGAATTTTGCAATCCCATCATGTGCTGACCCAATAATTTATGGACTATGGATGAGCGAGATCAGGGACAGGCTAAGGAAGATGTATACCAAAAGGTAGCATGGTCCTTGAGTGTAAGGGATCGTTCTCAATGACGAAAGGGTCATTCACATAATGCAAGGACAATGTTTATAACAATAAAATATCACGTTGGTAACGGGGGGAGTAATattgtgtttctccaaaaataagacagggtcttatattacttttttttctctaggGTTAATTTTTTGGGTCGGTCTTGTTTTCCCTGCAGAAAGCAGTAAGATTTTGGCTTGCTGATCCTCCACCATAACTTTCTTGTACTCTTGTATggagtagcttttttttttgttttttttcaataactCACTTTGAGTACTCGCTTGTACTCTTAACTATTCAGTATACCAGTTGAGCATAAGCGAATCTCTTCATCAATTTAGCCTGAAAATGCAGACTCAGGAAGCAGAAGAGGGTAAGTGAATTTTGCCCTGCCATGGTGGGAGGTGGCGGGGGACTTGTGCAGAATGGTTGGGAACTATGGTATGCCCATTCTCCGTCTCTGTGACCTCATGTGACATAACCTAGTGCTGGAAGCGCtcactgtaactagggcttatttttggggcaGGGCTTAGGTTTTGAGAAACAGAGTATAAAAGAGGTCCTCCACTCAACAATAAGCTGAACATAGAGCCCCTAGCCTCCCCTGTAAGCGGTCTTTTGCATCATTGTGGAGCCACCACAGGGGGAATGAAGCATTACAGTCCTTATTGAAATAATGggtttgtggtgtcccaccacgggtgttccttatatggcacctgtcacaaagttatcctttcagtggtgatgaaggtgcattctttagtttcaccactaggtgccaGTATTATGTTTAAACTCTtttgtgttgcacagctgtagctactaaagggttactgtttaaGTACCACCTGGTCTGTGCTGACcaatgcagtgttagaccccaaaaggaggacaagtcagagatcacctcaGCCCATGCTTTAAACCTCTCTAAacagtgcagggcggtatcctaggacagaggaactgacccggatagagcaaagcaactgtAACAAAGGTGTACGTACTCTCTCGCAGCCCAGGTGACACTGGATAATTTCGGATACTTAGCTAATCTCAGGTAACCAACACTGGGGCTtttgtcaccctgataggatgggTACCCCGAGACTGCAGGGCAGAGGGTGGTTAGATGAAACACGGCCACAAGAATttttctctcaagtatctctctttCAAGTGCcgtcagagcacactactaccctcgGTTGGGtcacgacaaactcctcttcactgctcaacactaagctgCACAAGTACCACTAtgctacctcagcacttaaagtatctcccagcacaaatccagtgaacacaagtctaACAGGAATTATCTATTGCCAAGCTATCCTGTATCCTAAGAGACTGTCAGTaaagtcattttatttattttactgggattTTACTGGGTGGTGTattctctgacacagtgctctctgctgccacctctgtccatgtcaggtactgtccagagcaggagaggttttctatggggatttgctactgatctggacagttcctgacatggacagaggtggcagcagagagcactgtgtcacactggagagaacacaccacttcctgcaggacatacatgcaggattttttttaatagaagtaaattactaaatctatataaaactttctgacaccagttggtttgaaaaaaaaaaatcgctttaaattcccctttaaattctaaCAACATAAGGCTTTCTCACACATCAGTTGTTCCATGTAGGAGGACCTTTACACTGACAGTAAAGTCAGGCCGGTGCCCTCTGACCCCAGTCTTCATTACTGCTGGGCCATATGCCCTATTTGCCCCCTACAGAGTTTATGAAACTTGTTTTCTAACCTAAAGAAGCACAAGCAGATCTCCCGTGTCCTGTGTGTCCCCTATGTCGCCTGCAGAGATAACTCAAAATCCACACAGAGAGGATAAAACCGAGGTCACAAGTGAGAGAAAACATCACAATCCCGCAGGAGAACACATATAAACTTGTTATCTCCTTCCTGTTCTGAGTAACAAGCACTGATGCCGGGACTCCAAGCCTCACAGGTCGGACACAATGTGCACTGACACAGTCACACAACCAGCACAAGAGGAAATCTTTCTTTTCAATGTATTCTGTCCTTTATTCTATTTTATAGTTTTAAAAACATTCTaacttgtttttttaatttttagtcatttgtattttttgctatttatatatattattgctTTTTCTGAGCCGGAGATTGATCTGTGGGATTCAGTCATTGACGTTGTTTCCAGAATTCACCCATAAATTTAATGGTGGGATATCACAAGGCAATATAAGAGCACACGAAGAGCAGAGTTGGCcaattttacacaaaaaaaaaaatttgtttcttCTTCTTAGATTTGACATATATAGCAGAGTAGATACTGTTGGCCTCCAGAACTGATGGGGCTTAGTGCTACATGTGAGACACAAAACGGTCAGGTCTATACGGTTggtgtaaaatatatacataGAGGTTTTAGATATGCAGATAGAGAGGGGTATGTACCAAAACACCTGCGCCTAATACATTCTGTGCATAATAACTGACACCtgcgcaaaaaaaataaattccccATAGTCATGGGAGTCCCCCTAAACCATCTGACAGGTCCTTCCACCACTGGTCTTATTCCAGATAAgaacaaacacaaagggggacatttatgaagacctgtgtactcgtatgctggtcttaaattgGGCCCCAGACCCAATTACCCCACCGGATTGCAACCGGCCTGACCTGCGCCTGCTGTATGGCAGGAACAGAAATTTACAACTGCTCCTCAGCAGGTGTAGCCTTCGGCCATGAATTACACCAGCAAGTGGGCCATAAATCATTGTAAATCAGGCACAGgaagaggccacacctcctccccaccttgccacccCCCCTCTGAAGGGTAAAGACAAAAAAAGAGAAGTTTTTGCCACTTCAGAGCCTCTAAACCCAGCCTAGAGCCAAGCTCAAGAATCTCAGGGATTTAAAACCTGAGGATTGCTCTGCATAACCACTACACTATATATGGGGTAACTCGCATCTGCCAGGCTATCGGACCCTCCACCTACCTGACATAATACAACTACTCTCAGCTAGCCTGCGGTATAATGTTCACCATCCTTGTGGGTGCCAAAAATACACTTGGTTGTTTTGATGACTTACTGTGTTGTAAGAATACCACATTAGTGTGAATTATGGGTAAATTGTTGATTGCAGAAAGCTGCAGAAAAGATCTGCTTACATGTTATTACAGG is a window of Dendropsophus ebraccatus isolate aDenEbr1 chromosome 5, aDenEbr1.pat, whole genome shotgun sequence DNA encoding:
- the LOC138793356 gene encoding olfactory receptor 52K1-like, which produces MWLLKLLEDFTMADEGLNSTSSVQIFILRGFPGVSHFRSSLIIPFLSIYLISSMSNGVMTYTILSDKTLHSPMYILISLLFLTNIAYTNTIMPKFLLGLIVDVNQITLPGCLVQMFVIYLAGSYESHLLVLMGLDRYVAIILPLHYHHIVSMHTVTWLLLYGFVRSFFLASLVVFFNLKVQFCRSNLIMNFACENMSLLNLACGDISKVQAVGLWARIVVTTMDGICILASYLNIVSSVRKTIVGRGRKKAWRTCSSHLLVTILTFSCGASSSVVYRMSSLVPPDVQNFISLMNFAIPSCADPIIYGLWMSEIRDRLRKMYTKR